The genomic window AACAGTGGGGCGCACTAGAGACTACACCCGAGTGCCCCACTGGATTATTGTATTATTACCTCAAATCAGTCACAGTATCTTTAAGCATTACATGATCACACATATTtacatacatgtatacataGATGTACACATACAAAAACATTTCGAGCCATGCCCCACCCCGAGGGAAAAAGAATTGCTGAGCACACAAAACTGGCTATCTACATGAACATGATTGATGAGCAAAACTAGCCTAGGGTTAGAGCATTATTGGAAGCTATACAGATGCCACGGCCACAACACGTGCTAGCGTTGGTAAACTGCCGGATCAGCCGTCCACAACTCCAGTACAAAGAGAACACAAGAACGTCTTGTGGAAACAACTGAAGCTTCGTCCGCATACAGGCAGTTCTTCCTCACTCACTTGTTACCCTGGAGTGAGAAAAGTTGCTTCAGCAAGATGGGATAAAATCATGTTATAAGCACCTAGAAAGTGAGAGTAACTGAAGTATTACATGAAAGGGAGATGGCAACTCTGTGGAGATCCAAGATTTTCCATGCCTTCAGACTTAATTTGGTCCCCACCAGAATTACATGATGACAGTAAGCTCAGCTGCAATCAGGTAGAGTCAAAATGTCAGGGCATTGCACTATAACAAATCCAAGTCAAATGCAAGTGTTGTGTAGAACATAAAATATGCCCTTATTGACATAGCTAATGCATTTCATATCTGTAGAAACTATATACCGCGAAACCATGATAATAATATCCTATTTAGTTATTCAGGAAAAAGAAATGTTCCGTATAAAGTTTCTATGGCTGTTGTAGCCAGCCCAATCAGGATCAAATCCTCAGTGCAAAGTAAGTTTGAGAGGACATGGATGCGGTCAACTTGACACTAGATATCCAGAAGAACACAGGTGGATGAGAGTAAGCATGTGGTAGGCAACTGATGCAATCTGATCACAGTAATCATGAAAGTAGCCAGTCAATTGTTTGTTATTTAAAACATTATTAGCTACCCCAAACTTCGAACACAAATTCAGCTAACAAGAACCCTAACCACAATAACTAGCCAAAATGGCAAACCTTAACGCTAGTACAGTTCAAACTCTAAATTACTCATAACATGTTTAGATAGCTACAAGATGCATAATATCAGTGGAGAACAAATACAGAAACAGAACAACTTACATGTGCCGCAAAGTTGGGGCTAGTTAAGTTCATGGACAGATTTCTCATCAGCAGTAGTACCTGTCAATTTGTCAGATCAACCAGTGTTCATTGCAAGTGAAATAAAATAGTTATGTGAAGAAAAACTAGAAGTAACAATGGTACGGTTGTCCATAAAATAGAAGAACATGAATTGATCAAAACCAATGCAGTAGAATGGTGAGacaacctatatatatattgatacaATGAATTCCTACTGTGTTTAGCATAAAATATACGAATAACTTCTTTCAAATGTGGAAAGTTGCAGCAGATGATTTTTTAGTTAAGGGTAAGAGCTATGAATGGAAGAGAATGCAAAGTCTTATTTTGGCCTTACTGAACAAAGAAAGGCTTCTAAGAACAACAATAGTGAAGTGAAATGTTAGTATCACTGAAACTTTTACAGCTGTTCTACAACTGGGGCCCCATAAATGCACATCTGTCTAACATTTCCACTacttcaaaattaagaataTCTGTGTTGGGAAAAGGATACGATATAATCATAGAACATTCAGAAACTATATCTCAAATCTCAAGAAACATACCGTTTCAACATCAATTGGATCCATCGCCTTTAAAGTCTGCAAATGCCCACTAGTATCTGGATCAAATATGCTTCCCAGAAAGCTGTATACTTGTGCAAAATCTGGCATAGCTGCATGTGTAACCAGAGAGGAACAAAATTGTAAGAATTAGTGGAATAAAGCACTGAAGCCTACCTCAAGGAATATTTAAcaacttaaatatgatataatatttcACAATAAGTAAGTCAAGGACTTGTTGCATGACAAAATaacatttttcaaatttcaatacaCGTGAAACTATACGTATGTGAGTAGTCAGGCCTCAAAGGTAGATGATTACTTGCAACCATGCAAACAACATGAGAAACTTAGTTTCCATTGACTATAGAAGACTAGTCTAAACCCCCCATCAGGGATCATCAATTATGAAATGTGATGCCTTTGTGGAACCAAATCATTAACTAAGTTCCAACACCATTGGTCCAACATACAAACTAAGCTGTTGATCAACATGCATTTGCCAAGATAGGTCTGCGAACCGTATACTAAATAAAGGAAACTCACCACGTAGTGGTCGAAGCATATTTTCTTGTTCAACTGCTTCAGAAGTTGGCCAAGTAGTAGAAGGACTCTCTATGCTACTAGAGCAGTTATTTGTAGCAACAGCACCTGTACCTGCCAAATATAGTTCGTCAATGGCATTTGTTGGATTTTCTCATTAATTTTGGGCAGAGGTTTATGAGCATAGTAGGTAAACATACCTTGCGTGCGACTTGCACTTAAAGGTTGAGCAATAGAATTGTCCCAGGAGGGTACTACAGCACTGGGATTTGTATTTCTGATGACAGGAGATGTATCCATGGACATAACACAACCTTGCTCCCCCAGAGGAGGGGGTTGTGATATAGCAGCTGGCGAAACTGCACAAGCTAAATAATTCCGATTACTACTTCCCAACTAGAAATAGTTGATGGCAAAAAATATTACAAGACTGAGGCTGCTGAGCAGTACAAACCATTTTTAGAGGCCTTCTGTGGATATGGATGAGCTGCCTTCCGCTTTGGCCTGGGTGGAGGCAGATGTTCACCTGTACCATTTTTCTGAACCTTCAAAAAGTATTTTTGTGCATGGCTCCTTATCTGTCAAAAGAACAGCTTTTTAGATTTTGCAGAGAGAAACCAAAATGGTGTAGGAGCATTTCATTTTAATtggcacaaaaaaaaacatcttttaAACTTGTAGGATACTAATATGCATTTTGAACTTCCAGAATATGGTCATACTCCCAACCGTTCAGCATAGGGTAGTAGTGCCTGCTAATGAGCACTTACTATATTTCAAGTTTGCAAATGTAATTTAACTTCGCGCTCGAGAAGTGTAATCCAAGTTGATTTGACTTGAAACTATATTTGAACTAGGTGCATAGCTTACAGTTGCACAGAAATGcctgtttcttttttaaaaaagaaggaaagtgAAATTCCAAGGCTTCAAGCATAGCGCTTCAATTTTCATATCAGGCATAAGATTCTATAAGCCAATAAAATGACAACAATTAACAGACAGAATACAATGGTGTGTTTCAAATAATATGTGGCGTGCATAAATTTCAAATGATGTGTGACACTGCCAACCAGATACATATAGAACGCCTCAAATCAAACATCAACACGCCACTCCAAAGGCTAGCAGAGAAGAATGAAAACGTTAACTAGAAAGGTAGCTATGAACCATACCTGTATCACAGTTTTTGAGCCAACGTATGCTTCAATCTTTTTCCAATCACGATCAAACCTaaatcaaacaaaagaaaaggaagcacATTTAAGAGTTGTGTACACAACATTGACCACCCTAATTACAATTAATCGACAAGAAAATTTTAGCGATCAAATAAATTATACAGAAAAGTCACCCTAACAGCCATGTGTATGATATGTAGCTAGTTAAGTTCGAAAAGTTTAGCAGTAACCAGCAACATTAAGAGATATAAGTCTTATAAAATAAACAGGCCCACGTTAATTCAAATTACAAGTTCAATAAGATTACCACTACTGTTGTATGTTCCCACACTGTCAATATCTGTCAATCCTCTAATAATAATGTTAGATCTCAAAGGTCGATAGTGATAACAAACCAGCACATCCACATTTTAgaactattttttctctgaaTTATTCCAAGATGCACCCTTTACCGTGTCCAATCCTACCATGCAAAAACAACCAACAAGAGACATTAACAGAAACCTTTCTACTGAAAACATCTCGATCCAACCTATCCCCATTACTGTCATGTTTTCCTTTGGCTAGCCTATAGAGATCAGCCTAGTGCAAAGGAAAACTGGTCTGAATGAATACCCACACTGTCCAGCGTTTCAAATAACTGGTTACATAATAGTAATACTAAGATGCAAGACTGCTGGAAGCCTATGGCACAAACTTGGTATGCTCGAGAAAGCTAACAGTTCAGGTAACCTATTAGAATTCCTGACAAGTATGATATTGGAAGTTCAAAGCTTGCAACAACTCGGGCCAATCTGCTTCACATAAAGGACTGTTTCAGGATGAAAACTGTTATCTGTCGCCTGCTAACAAAATTCATCAAGTGATCCCTTGCATTTGGATCTATTGAGCAAAACAACCACACTATATGCTTATTAACAGGTGGGTATTCTAACATTTGATATCATTGCATATTGCTCTTTCCCTTATTTATAACCTTTTCAATTTCTGTACAGGTTGTACCACCTATAtccctttatttcttttttggttTAGCCCTACATGGCATTTTGTAGCACATTTTAACTTCCATTAATACAATGTTTATCAGGTAGAGCGACCTCTATCATCCCACATAAAAAAGGAAGCAATGAAATGCTTGTTTTAAACTACCATCAGATGCTAATTGAGTtcaggaaaaataaatattgtaaCCCTAACATGCAGGAAATTCTATAACCACTGGTACTTTTAGATAATACCAACAGCACTCTTCCCAACATTAAACCCAGCAACTTGGTTCACAAATCCAAGGATCAGAATATCATAAACCTCCCTACTCCTACAGCTACAACGAgattgtacttcctccgtccgaaaataaaccaactttattccaaaaataaaccaacttttgTAAATGAATATAGACATAGCCTATGTCCATATTCACATAcaaaagttggtttattttcggacggagggagtaggcatgAAAGAAGCACGCCTGTCAAGCTACTGGCCCCTACTGACCGCATGAATTCTAGCACCGTAATTCAGTTGAAAGATCAatccaaaatcaaaacatcaTAGTCTACCCAAAATGTGAGACCTAGAAGGTAGTGCCTCCCAACCACGAGTGCTCAGTTCAACAGATTCGACCACCCAATTCGACCCAGCAGGCTAAACCTATCCTCAATTGAACACCTCCTCCAAAAAGGCCGTCTTTCAAACTACCCAGGGTTAGCATTCGCAGGAGGAGCAGATGCACAATCGCATCCAAACTCCACAACGACACAGACGCCACCATACaagattatataaaaaaaaaacagcagcacGAAAGCCGCCAAACTATCCCCAACCACGgggggcgcgccgcgcgcgcgcagaGATAAGAGGGAGAGCGAGAGACGGGGGCAGAATTGGGGGCACTCACAGCTGCAGCGCCTCGAGGAACTTGTCGTGCTCGGGCTCCGTCCAGCTCTCCCTCGACTTGGTGATGGTGTACGGCTTCCTCAccttcctcgcctcctcccccatcgccgccgccgccgccggtgccggcaCGGCCATCGGCGGCTGCAGCGGCGCAGCCACCACctgcttctccttctccttccctcctcctccccctcccccatccccacctcccccgccgcccgcgacggcggcggccgcggagacGACGGAGGCATCGATCGGATTGGGCGTCGTGCTCATCGAAACCATCAGCCGGGGTCTCGCTCCCTCTGTCTCGCGCGCGCAGGATTCGCCGCGGCCGCGAGCTAGGGTTTGGGTGCTTGTGCGTGCGTGTCGATGCGGGGGGACGAAGCGAAGAGAAAATAAAATGCGAAATGCGACGCTGTGCTGTGCGCGATGTGGATGTTTCTTTATACTTCGGGGCGCTTCGTTGCTGGCCACAAGAGGGGGGGCTGAGGCTGACGTGgagggcccacgtgtcagtgagAGGGAGGGGTGGAGTTGGTTGGGTTTGGGTTGGGTTTTGTGCAGGCCTGGCACGTCCCACGCAGTGTCACACGGAATGATTAGTTTGTGCTGCTGCGGTGGAACGTGTCCTGTGTGGTACTACTGTACACGAGTGCAGGGCAGTATTGGTTGACTACTCtgtgtagctttttttttttctcttccctcGGAGGCAGGCCTAAGCTGTTTATGGGCCGAACAGGAGCAGGCCAGATTTGGGCCTAAATTTTGAGCCCAAAACTAAACTAAACACACAAATATTAGGTAGTGTTCTTTTTCTCATTAACATTTTACTACGGTTTCcattagcacgcttttcaaactaataaacaACATGTTTCGTACAAAAAGTTTTATATGAAggttactttaaaatatcaaatgtatttattttcaagtttatagtTTTCTCGTTTTACATGCCCGCTTTTAATCTTAATCCAAAGCAGAAACGAACGGGATATTAGATTGGTTGAAGTTTGAGAAGTTTGCgagaaatgatttttctctgTGACCCTGTCGTTTGGTATTGCTCCAAGTTTACGACATTCTTACCAGGAACGAATTTATATatgaaataaaagttatttttatcTATGGTATAAACAAAATGTCTTGTctctaacaaaacaaatttctCAATTACTTTGATCTACCATCGGCTCAACTTTTAAGGATTTCTAGCGTTAACGTTCTCTTtgtttaagtttataataaacCATAAAATTTAAGCATGAACGAAAAACAGGTTTTTCATTTGGTTTTTCAAAGCCATAAATCACTTTTACACCATTAAGCCACAAACTAAGTTAGataagcatttttttaatgtaaagtAGATGTATGACTTCACCCTTAAACTCAAAACTTTATTCACCAGTTTATAAATCATACAAGAAAAAAGATAACTTAAAAACCTAAACCCAAAAAAAGGCCATAAGAATTGAAGCTATGCCAATGTCAAACAAAACACGCTGCCTCTGTTTGGAGCAGTACTAGTACAAATAGCTTACTACAAAGTATTCCCTCTGTTCTGTAAAAACCCAACCTAATACTAGATAGTACAACATattttagtactacgaatctggacatatctctgttcagatttgttgtactagaatgtgtcacattcagtTCTGGATTCGTTTTTTATGAAGGGAGTAGTAAACTGTAATTCGCCATTACTTTCTCTTCAAACTGTCAACAAAACACGCTGCCTCTTATCAATTCAGAACTACTCTGTATAAGCTGGTACAAATGGGTCTCGATTGCCTGCTAGTTTAACTTTTTCCTATTCCCAGAAGGTTGACATGGGagattggagatgatgtgactaaaaagttgtgtgtgtatgacagtctgatgtgatggaaaaggattgaagtttgtatccaaattttgaatctaaacacagtcATAGAAAGTTGCTGTCGGTCACCCGCACCGTCCTCTACTCCTCTCAATGTCAGATACTCAGATTCAGACATGTGGTTGTTGCATGAACAGTACTACTTTGAACACAGCAGAATTGCAGAAAGTTTCAGTGGCATTCCTGTTGTTGCAGAAAGTTTAAGCCTGCAGCTTCTTCTCCCCACACAAAATCAATGCGGTTGATAGCACAGCTCGATCAGTCTGAAAGCGTTTATGTCCCATTGATGACTCAGCAATTCTGAATCACCTGAAATCCTGAATATACATTTTCCTGTGAGCTCACTGCTGAAATTGCTGATGTACCGAGTACGACAGTAGTAGAAGGGAAGGGGCATGGAGACAGACCGGTAGATGCAAGTGGGTGATGAGCATTGAAGATCTTCAGAACAGTGAAAGGACAAAATACACCAAAACCGCCGCTCAAACTCAAATCTGTGTTTAGATTAGGTATCACAAATTATCTTATTACTGAATTTTTTAACCGCAAAAAAAGAATCTAATTAGTACTCCGTACAGTACTAAGCAGAttttataaaaaagagagagagagagagagagaaaggtgaTGGTGCTTGTGCGGTGAGTGAGATAAGCACTGGGGAAGAAAAATCCTGTGCCTGCCTGACAATAACTCAACTCCAAGGAGGCAGtgatatttttggatttttttaaaatatagtcaTCAGTTTGGTGGTCGACCCACGGAAATAGTCATAGAAAAACAGCAAAAAGGCAACTTTTGCTGGGTTTGGTTACAATTTCTTCTTCCAATttaaaaaccaaaagaaaagggaagaggAAAGGGTAGGAAAGAtggcctttctctctctccttcgctCTCATCAGCTCGAGCCCCGACAGCAAGTGTGAGCTACTGAACTCGGAGACCCTCCTgtcgcgcggcgcggcgcggcgagagTGGCCTTTTGATCCGACGAAGCTAGTAAGTTTCCTCGCTCATCCGATCATCTCGTCCGATCTGTGAGCTGGGTTGCTGATTGATCGTAGTTGGGCTCCATGAGCATCAGGGTTTGGCCGACCTGATTGATGAGGTTTTACTTGTTTCCTGGTTCTTGGGTGGCTTCTTGCTTTTGATTGGATTGATTTTTTCTTTCTAGATTGATATATCCAATCTGATAGATATCTCTTGGGTTCAATTTTCACTGATGAGTAAAGATCCCCAGGTGGTCGTGTTCTGAGTTAGGACTgggtaggaaaaaaaaagccccTTTAGATGGATTCATCCAAGATCCGATTAGTTGATTGGCTAAATCTGTTTTTGGAATCTGTTGGTTACCCAGGTGAGGttattggcaaaaaaaaaagacggttACTTTGGTCCCCAAATGGCAGGGCATGTAAAAGTTTAGCTTATCTGCGACTAATCAGCTATGTGGTGTGTTCCTTTGTTTCTTTATTGACTGGTCGATCAGTTCGATTCCTTAGAAAGCACTCATTCTGAGTACCGTTCTACCAAGTACCAACGGATCACCTCGATTCGATGAAAAGCAGTTTATATTTTTCGGATTCTAATATGGAGTTAAAGAGGTTATAGGAGTTGGGAACTTTTAGAGGCAGATCAATTACACTGAAAGATACACACTGATGATTGTGTTGGAGGGACCCTCCTTTGGTTTGCAGTTGTGAAAACACACTGCTGCTTGCTTCTTATCCAGTCCATTATCGGTAGTCACTTTCATAAGTCATTTGCTGATTGGAATTGGAATCCGTGTCCAGAAGATCCTAGTTTTTAGGCATTAATTGTGATGAGATGTAAGGAATTCAAACGTGATCGAAATATATCCTTACAGGGGTTGTTAAGATCTGTATACATTTGCTgtccaaaaattttaaaacataactGCATGTTTCCATCTTAGAACATGTGATGCAGCTCTTAATATCAATCAGGCAAGAAGTGCAATGTTTTTATCATCTTGTTGGTTGCTACAagttgttttgaattttttcttaTCATGCGAATGCATGTTGCTGGACTCCTACAATAATTTTCTGCTACTTGTTTTCTTTGAAGCCTTTTATCAGTCTAAGACCCTGCCAATGTCCATTTGGAGATAGGATGTCGGAACAGCAGGATAGTACTAGTAAAAGCTCTAGCTCAAGCATCAGCAGCAGTACACaggagagcgaggaggaggtATCTATAACTATAGGTAGCCTCCTCGCCCAAGCAAAGAACAACAGTGGGCATAGTCTTGGAAGGCGCCTGTCTCAATTGGGTTCAATCCCGGTAATATACAGTCatcaatatttttctttgtcCCCCCCTTGGCATTTGTTCCCTTGAACTCATCTTGAGCTGTACCATGATTAAATATAGGAATTCTCTCTCAATTGTACATAAATATTGCAATACAGTACTCAATATAATAACTAATACGATAATTATTACAGTTTTTAACTGCAGAttgttaaataaaaaaataaagttcttAATTTACAATAGTGTGCCTTCGGCTAAGTTTTATGACAAGTTACTAATGCCCTCATGTATGGCAGCACACTCCTCGAGTTAATGGAAAAATCCCTAATCTTGATAATGCAACTTTGGATCATGAAAGATTGTCGGAAAGGTAAAAAAAACAgacctccccctctctctctctctagaacAGTATGGCCATTGCGCTTTCTTATACTTCTCATTTGTCCTGATCCTTCTTGACAGGTTGGGAAATTATGGTTTGGCCGAGTTTCAAATAGAGGGTGATGGAAATTGTCAGGTTTGTTTTACCATTGAACCTAAATCATCATTTCATTTATAGATACGGTGCCACATCATCTACACTATTTCAGAGTAACATTTTGAAGCagctgatattttttttatttactgttTTAAGGCTGCTGCCATTATCTTATACTGAATAGTGAATAATAGATTGGCCTACATTCTTTTGAAGATTAAGTGGTCTGTGTTGTTTGATCTTTATAGCTGATACTATGAGGTGTTTAGTAGAACTACACCTTCACCAGTCTGTACTTAAACCTGTTCCCTTTTCACTTGATGCCATATGTCACAGTTCCGAGCTTTGGCAGACCAGATATTTCGCAACCCCGATTATCACAAACATGTGAGAAAGTTAGTCATGAAACAGGTGGATTTCTTGCCTCAATCATGCACTGTCATGAATATGCAACTGTGCTGAAACACTATCCCTGTTTTTCAGCTCAAGGAATTCAGAAAACAGTATGAAAGCTATGTACCTATGGAATATAAAGTCTACTTGAAGAAAATGAAAAGGTTCTAATCCACCATCTGGAGAGTTTTTCCATTACTTTTGGCCTACTTACTCATACTTCATAACCATCACCTTGCAGATCTGGGGAATGGGGGGATCATCTGACTTTACAAGCAGCTGCAGACAGGGTAATGTTAGCTGTTGTGGTGTTATGATGGTTGAATAGTTTGTGCGAATACATCTTTTTTTATGCAGATCTTTCTGATTGTTGAACTTGTTCATCGTTTATACCTTAAATCCTACTTCAGGACATCAAATGAAACTGATAAATGCATATATTTATTATCATTGGCTTATTGCTGGCTAACATCCATTATAATGTCCTTAGGAAGATACCTGCAGTTTACCTGTTTGATAACATGTCATTGTTTCATACTGTTTGGTTGAACCATATAAAGAAGAAGTGACCAGTCAGATTTTAATTTGTATTGATATTCATATACCCCCATTTGAACTGTCATTCAAGATGAACGCATAGTCTGTCACCTTGGACATCCTACCGTTGTTTCTAGATCATCTAACACCCTTTTATATCTCCAATTGTACACAGTTTGGTGCCAAAATTTGTTTGCTGACGTCATTCAGAGACACCTGCTTAATTGAGATAGTCCCCAGGGATGTGACTCCCACAAGGGGTGAGAACTGGGATGCTGTATTGCTCCGATCATCACATACTTAGTTCCATGCGACGCTTTTTATCTCACCGATGGTATCTGATTCTTGCATGACCCGCATTTTGTAGAGCTGTGGCTAAGCTTCTGGTGTGAAGTGCACTACAATTCCTTGTACGCAACTGACGGTGAGTGTCTTTCTTAGACTTTGTGAACATCGAATTTGCTCTTATGATTCTTACATCATTAAATTTTAACAATCACTACCATGATATTTTGCATTGTTAGTTCTGAATGTGCTCCTGTTATGTACAATGCAGATCTCTTAACCCGCAAAACCAAGAAGAAGCATTGGTTGTTCTAGGGCGTCTCACCTCGAGCTTCCttgagcttctgctgctgcagttCTTTTCCCTTCAAGTTAGCAGCATCTGTGGTGCTTACTAGTTTTACTACCATGGCAACCCAGCCGGCACTGCAATTCCCTAACCTGAAAGAAGAGCTTATGTACAGTTTAACTTTCAGTAGTATGTTTCGCAAGGTACAACACCTGGAACTGTGCAACTTTCAGATCCATGAGTCCCATGTTCTACCCGGCGAGATGTAGTTTTGTTTTTGCATAGTATATTGTGATCTATCCAGGTGCTTGCTTTGTAAAATCATCATGTGAGCTGGCTAGATTTTTTACCATATATAAGCTTCAGTTGAATTCTCGAATTCCAAAGATCGTTTTGCTAAACTGAAGTCTGAATTTCTCAGTGGTAAAAACAAGCACAGATTCAACACCATTGGCAAGCGTTTTGTGGGATCTctaaggtagtgtttggttgatgggatgggatgggatgggatgaaccCACTTTTAGAGGTGTTTGGTTGAGGGGCGAGTGGGATGGGTTGGTCCctagagaggaatattcctcccAGATCCGGGACAAACCCATCCGGCAAAATCGGGCGGACGAGCTCGTCCCACTTGGACGGAGCACACGGCGTCTCCTCGGCGACCGCCGGCGCTcgtccgcgcccgcgcccgccgcctcctccgtgaCCGCCGGCGCTCCGCCACGACCGCCTGCCACCACCTCTGCGACCGCTGGCGCTCCTCCACAACCCCTTGCCTCAacaccggtcgccgccgcgagcgAGATGCTCGGCGCCATCCCGCCACTCATCGTGATGCTCGACGAGAGCGGTTTGCGGCAGCTGTGGTGATGTCGACGCGGCGGGCTCGAGTGGCGGCAAAGCTTGGAGgtagggagggcggcggcggcggatccagagACGGgggactcggcggcggcgaaactTGGAGGtagggagagcggcggcggcggatccggcgcagGGGATCTCCCGATCCAGCCGTGGCGACGACGGTGGGCCAGCGGGTTGGGTgctccggcggtggtggccgtcctgctgctgctgctgtgcttgATCCGGTTGTTCCACTCATGGATGCAGGTGGCGCAGTCGATGGTCATTGACGGTGATGGCAAACGGCGTCCATCCCATCTCTCCCtcatcccttcaaccaaacaaaaaattgggatTGTCCCATCCTACAAACCAAATATGTGAGTGGAATCATCCCAACCCCAAAATCAGGGATGGTTTCATCTCATCCCACCTAGTCccgaaaccaaacacatgctaatGGGTCACACACGATGGCAGGGTTTTACCAAAATGAAGGGAGTTGTGGTAAATAGTTTATTTACATCAAACCTTGACAAAAA from Oryza glaberrima chromosome 6, OglaRS2, whole genome shotgun sequence includes these protein-coding regions:
- the LOC127776351 gene encoding protein REVEILLE 6-like isoform X3, with the translated sequence MVSMSTTPNPIDASVVSAAAAVAGGGGGGDGGGGGGGKEKEKQVVAAPLQPPMAVPAPAAAAAMGEEARKVRKPYTITKSRESWTEPEHDKFLEALQLFDRDWKKIEAYVGSKTVIQIRSHAQKYFLKVQKNGTGEHLPPPRPKRKAAHPYPQKASKNVSPAAISQPPPLGEQGCVMSMDTSPVIRNTNPSAVVPSWDNSIAQPLSASRTQGTGAVATNNCSSSIESPSTTWPTSEAVEQENMLRPLRAMPDFAQVYSFLGSIFDPDTSGHLQTLKAMDPIDVETVLLLMRNLSMNLTSPNFAAHLSLLSSCNSGGDQIKSEGMENLGSPQSCHLPFMVTSE
- the LOC127776351 gene encoding protein REVEILLE 3-like isoform X2, translated to MVSMSTTPNPIDASVVSAAAAVAGGGGGGDGGGGGGGKEKEKQVVAAPLQPPMAVPAPAAAAAMGEEARKVRKPYTITKSRESWTEPEHDKFLEALQLFDRDWKKIEAYVGSKTVIQIRSHAQKYFLKVQKNGTGEHLPPPRPKRKAAHPYPQKASKNACAVSPAAISQPPPLGEQGCVMSMDTSPVIRNTNPSAVVPSWDNSIAQPLSASRTQGAVATNNCSSSIESPSTTWPTSEAVEQENMLRPLRAMPDFAQVYSFLGSIFDPDTSGHLQTLKAMDPIDVETVLLLMRNLSMNLTSPNFAAHLSLLSSCNSGGDQIKSEGMENLGSPQSCHLPFMVTSE
- the LOC127776352 gene encoding OVARIAN TUMOR DOMAIN-containing deubiquitinating enzyme 11-like, yielding MSEQQDSTSKSSSSSISSSTQESEEEVSITIGSLLAQAKNNSGHSLGRRLSQLGSIPHTPRVNGKIPNLDNATLDHERLSERLGNYGLAEFQIEGDGNCQFRALADQIFRNPDYHKHVRKLVMKQLKEFRKQYESYVPMEYKVYLKKMKRSGEWGDHLTLQAAADRFGAKICLLTSFRDTCLIEIVPRDVTPTRELWLSFWCEVHYNSLYATDDLLTRKTKKKHWLF
- the LOC127776351 gene encoding protein REVEILLE 6-like isoform X1 — its product is MVSMSTTPNPIDASVVSAAAAVAGGGGGGDGGGGGGGKEKEKQVVAAPLQPPMAVPAPAAAAAMGEEARKVRKPYTITKSRESWTEPEHDKFLEALQLFDRDWKKIEAYVGSKTVIQIRSHAQKYFLKVQKNGTGEHLPPPRPKRKAAHPYPQKASKNACAVSPAAISQPPPLGEQGCVMSMDTSPVIRNTNPSAVVPSWDNSIAQPLSASRTQGTGAVATNNCSSSIESPSTTWPTSEAVEQENMLRPLRAMPDFAQVYSFLGSIFDPDTSGHLQTLKAMDPIDVETVLLLMRNLSMNLTSPNFAAHLSLLSSCNSGGDQIKSEGMENLGSPQSCHLPFMVTSE
- the LOC127776351 gene encoding protein REVEILLE 3-like isoform X4, with amino-acid sequence MVSMSTTPNPIDASVVSAAAAVAGGGGGGDGGGGGGGKEKEKQVVAAPLQPPMAVPAPAAAAAMGEEARKVRKPYTITKSRESWTEPEHDKFLEALQLFDRDWKKIEAYVGSKTVIQIRSHAQKYFLKVQKNGTGEHLPPPRPKRKAAHPYPQKASKNVSPAAISQPPPLGEQGCVMSMDTSPVIRNTNPSAVVPSWDNSIAQPLSASRTQGAVATNNCSSSIESPSTTWPTSEAVEQENMLRPLRAMPDFAQVYSFLGSIFDPDTSGHLQTLKAMDPIDVETVLLLMRNLSMNLTSPNFAAHLSLLSSCNSGGDQIKSEGMENLGSPQSCHLPFMVTSE